The DNA segment AACAACGAACTCTCTTGCTAATGCGAGATTATCTAAATCAACGGTCTCTTTCTGTTCAATCAAGGATCCTGCACTGGCTAGCGTCAGGATCTCAGCCATCAGAGCCTTATCAAGCTCTTGTGCCAGAACCACGCCCTTAAATGCATCGAGGATCCTTGGATCAATAAACATCGCTTGCTTACTTTGTAAGCGTTCAACATTTTGCCAAACAGACTGACTAAACAATGAAACCGACGCCTCCCATTTAGCCACTTCGCTGGTGGCGAAGCGCATAATATGCACCAGTTGTTCAATCGAATAATCAAAAGCGAGTTTTACTGGCGCAGAGAAGTTTTGCAGTAACGATGGTGCAGGCTTTGACGGCATGCCTGTAAAACTAAAGGTCTGCTGTTTTTCGGTAAAACTTAGAACTTCACTCATAACCGACTCACCATCGACGCTGATCAGTTCAACATCAAACGGTATATGCAGAGGCAGCTTATCTGTTTGACCTGGAGTATCGGGGGTCGACTGAGACAAAGTGAGATTATAGCTTTTGTTAACAGCATCGTAGCTCTCTTCGACTTCAACTTGCGGCGTTCCCGCTTGGCTATACCAACGCTTAAATTGAGTTAAGTCGACCTGACTCGCATCTTGCATGGCCGCCACAAAGTCATCACAAGTCACAGCCTGTCCATCATGACGTTCAAAGTATAGCGCCATGCCTCTTTGGAAGGCGCTTTCTCCTAATAAGGTATGCATCATCCTGATGACTTCAGCACCTTTGTTGTAAACGGTAACGGTATAAAAATTATTCATCTCGATAACTGACTCGGGTCTAATCGCGTGCGCCATTGGCCCAGAATCTTCTGCAAACTGTTGGTTTTTCATGACTTTAATAGCATGTATACGGTTTACAGCGCGAGAACCAAGATCAGAGCTAAACTCTTGATCTCTAAAGACGGTTAAACCTTCTTTCAAACTTAACTGGAACCAGTCTCTGCAAGTTACACGGTTACCAGTCCAGTTGTGAAAATATTCATGTCCAACGACAGATTCTATTCCGTGATAATCATCGTCAGTTGCGCAAGCTTTATCCGCCAATACAAACTTGGTATTAAAAACATTGAGACCTTTATTTTCCATGGCCCCCATATTAAAAAAGTCGACAGCCACGATCATGTAAATATCTAGATCATACTCTAAATTAAAACGGGTTTCGTCCCAAGCCATCGACTTTTTAAGTGACGCCATTGCATGATGAGCTTTATTTAAGTTGCCTTTATCAACAAAAACTTGCAACTTAACATCACGATTACTGCAGGTGGTAAAGCGGTCTTCCAATAGGTCGAAGTCGCCTGCAACTAACGCAAAAAGGTAAGCAGGTTTTGGAAAGGGATCATGCCACTTGGCAAAGTGACGACCATCTTGTGTGTCACCGGCTTCAACCAAGTTTCCGTTACTCAATAAATAAGGGAACGCCTGTTTGTCCGCTTCAATACGCACGCTATAGATAGCCAGTACATCTGGGCGGTCCAAAAAGTAGGTTATACGCCTAAAGCCCTCGGCTTCACACTGAGTGCAATATGCACCATCGGACATATATAAACCTTCCAGACTCGTATTTGCCTCTGGATCTAACTTGGTCGTTATTTGTAATTCAAACTCATTAAGGCTGGTATCGATAACCAGCTCACCTGACTTCTGTTGGAAAGCCGCGGCTTTACCATCCACAGTAACGCTGAGTAACTCAATCTCATCCCCGACAAGCACTAAAGCCTCATCATGTTGTTCTTGGCGAACAACCTGACTAGTCGCAATGATTTTCGTCTCTTTTCCTGCGAGTGAAAATGCTAAATCGATATGGCTGATCTTAAATTTTGGTTGTTGATAATCTTTGAGGAATTTAGCTTGGGGCTGTGACATGAATAAACCTCTAATTTATTAATTTTGAATTAAAAAAAACGCGCATAAAGCGCGTTTTTTTATTGAGTCTGTTTTACTTTTTTTGATTCTTAGCGAGTTTCTCAATATCCGCCAAATCTAGCGTGATATAGGCAGTTTCATCTAAGAAAGCATCGGCAACTTCGACGTCGTCAGAAATATCGTCTAATGACTTAACTTTTTCTTGGCCTTCTCTTACAAGCCTGTCGTTAGCACGATCCAGTTGTTTCTTATCGTTTGTATCCCGCTCAGCTAAACGTTCAGTCTTAACTAAAGAAACCGTTTTATCATCATGATTTTCTTTAAACTCAGCGATATCTTGGAAAATGTAACCAAATTCAACGTCAGACTTGATACGCTCTTTATGCTTACCGTCTAAGCTCTGAATAAGCTGCGGATAAATTTCATCAAGCGTACCGTATTGTGCTACAGGCACTTTGTCCCACGGCAACGCATTTTCTTCTTCAGCTTCACCGTACTCTCCCGGCTCTAGGGCACTTGGGAACGGAATATCAGGGGTAACCCCTTTAAGCTGGGTGCTTCCACCATTAATACGGTAGAACTTGGCAATCGTGTACTGCACGTGACCGATAGGCTTTTCGTACATATCATAGATACGACCCAGACTCTTATGCTGCTGTACCGTACCTTTACCAAAGGTCGACTCACCAACAATCAGTGCACGATCATAATCTTGAAGTGCTGCCGCAAAAATTTCAGAAGCAGATGCACTGTATCTATCAACCATGACAGTTAACGGACCATCATAAGTCACACGTCCATCATTATCGCGATTTTGTGATACTCGGCCGTTCGCATCTCGAATCTGAACCACGGGGCCTTGCTCGATAAATAAGCCTGTTAGCAAGGTCGCTTCTGTTAACGCACCGCCGCCATTACCACGAAGGTCGATAATAATGCCTTCGACTTTAGCTTCTTTTAATTCGGCAAGTTCTTTAGAAACGTCTTTCGACAGATCCATATAGAAGCCAGGTATTTGAATCACACCCACTTTACGATTTGCATAAGGACCGTCTGTCGGCTCAATCACTTTAGAGGTTGCGGCTCTATCTTCTAGTCGAATTTTATCGCGAACAATTGTCAATTCAAACGTTTTCGCGCTGCTGCCGCCTTTCTTAGGTAAAATCTCAAGAACAACCTTACTGCCCTTTGGACCTTTAATCAGTTCGACGACATCATCAAGTCGCCAACCGATAACATCGACGATTTCTTTGCCTTCTTGACCGACACCAATAATTCTATCTTCAGGTGATAACTTTTCACTTGATGCTGCGGGGCCGCCTGCAACCAGACTCTTGATCACGGTATAGTCATCATCGACTTGAAGCACCGCACCAATGCCTTCTAAGCTCAAGTTCATTTCCATCTGGAAACGCTCAGCATTTCGAGGGGAAAGGTAACTGGTGTGAGGCTCTACCGTACGGGCAAATGCATTCATGACGCCTTGGAAGACATCTTCGCTATGAGTTTGGCTTAAACGCTTAATGGCATTGTTATAACGTTTCTCTAGGACTTCAACGATCTCATCCCAGTTTTTACCCGTAAGAGAGAGATTCAAGGCATCGTATTTAACACGTTGACGCCAAAGTTCATTTAGCTCAGCTTCAGTTTTTGGCCAATTTGCATCTTCGCGATCGTATTCATATACGTCACCAGGAACATCAAATGCCATCTCCTCATCGAGCAAAGACAATGCATAGGCAAATCGTTCATAGCGACGCTTCTGAACCAGTTCGAACATCTTATAAGCTTGATTCAAATCGCCAGTTTTCAACATATCATCAAAATCAGATGAATATGCTTTGAAACTGTCAACATCTGCCTGCAGTAAGACATTCTTACGATAGTCTAATTGCTTCAGATACCGGTTAAATACCTGCTCAGAGAAAGCGTCATCCATATCAAAACGATGATAGTGAGAGCGAGTGAACAAACCTGTCACACGTTTGCTGGCGACTTTATGTTGAGGCTCCTGCTTAAGAGCGGGCAACTCGCTGAATTGAATAGTAGGGCTTACAGCCCACGCCGAGAATCCGACAAAAATACCGGCAATGGATACAGCCAGAGAAAGTTTTCGCATCAACAAGTTACTCCTTTAGGTGCTATTAAGCCATTACAGCAGTATATGTTCAGCTCTAACTTTGATGGTTAAACCAGAGTCTAACTGAACTTGAACATCTTCTTTTTTGATGTCCAAAATCACACCAGCGACTGGTGATTTACCTAATTTGACATTAACACGCTGCTTTGGTTTCAATTCAGCTAAAACTGCTGGTGTTAAATTTTCTGCCACAACAGGCTCTTTTGCAGGTTTGCTGCTTTGAGTTTGCTTAGGACGCTTAGCGACTGGCTTTTTCACAGGCTTCTTAGCCGTCTTAGCAGCAGGGTTAGCACTCTTGGCCTGTGCAACTCGCTTTGCCTTAGCCTTGTCCTGGCTCTCTTTAAGTGTAGCTGCCGCGTGATCAATGTGCTCTTGCTCTAGTTCACCACAAGCGTTACCGTCTAAATCAATACGCTGTGCGCCTGCTTTAACGCACTTTAGGTAGCGCCAGCTACTAGTGTATCTTCTTAACGCGATTCTGAGCTGAGTTTTACTGACTTTAGAATCATCAGCTAACCTTTCCGCTAAATCTTGAAACAACCCAATTTTTAATGGCTTAGTTTCACCTTCAGCTATAAAGCATAAAGGAAATGTTTCGTACAAATACGCAAGAATAGCGTTGGTATCGGTCAACTTTTCTGTTGATTCCATCTTTACTTCCACAGTTTAAAAAAGGGACACCACCGACAAGCTTTATCACTCGCATCAGTTAAGTGTCGTTTATATTTGTCTGATCTGTGCATAAAGAACAAATGAAAAATCGTTAACATTTGTTTTTATACCTAAAATCAAACCTACCTTAGCAATAATAAAAGACAAACTCTAAGCATTCATTTCTTGAATGTAAATGTGTTTATTTTTTTCATTACCCAAACCGCTTATTATAGAGAGGCTTCAAATGATTGCGACCTCCAATTAGCGATAATTGGTCGTAGATTAACCAAATAGGCAAAATTCGAGACTTTTTACCAAAGTTTCGACGCCTTGTTGATCAATTTCACTGAATCTTGATAACGACGGGCTATCAATATCGAGTACACCTATAACAGATCCATTTTTCCGTAAAGGCACAACTAATTCTGAGTTGCTAGCACTATCACATGCGATGTGACCCGCAAACTGGTGAACATCGCCAATTCGTTGTGTTGAATTTAATGCCACAGCGGTGCCACAAACACCTTTGCCTACAGGAATTCGAGAGCAAGCTAACTTACCTTGAAATGGCCCTAATACTAACTGATCATTTTTCAATAAATAGAATCCAACCCAATTGAGATCATCGAGGCTGTCATTTATCAGTGCTGAAAAATTGGCCAGTGCTGCAATAGTGTCATCTTCATCTGCAAACAATGCCTGCACCTGACGATTCAACGTGTCGTAAAAAGCGTCCACCATTAATAGTTCATAACAGTTTTATCTAAAAACAAAAATACAATCACAGCATTCTAACAACAAATCGATGTACATGAACAAGGAGTTTTATTTTTCTGCTTTTTCCTCGCTCTTTTTAGCTGTTTTCTTAACCGCTACTTTTTTCTCTAGTGAACCACCTTTAAGCAACACCTGTAGATCCTCTTTATTCTCGGCCAAGAAGAAGGCTAACTTTTCGATATTAACCTCCTCCAAGCCTAGATCACTCTTACTTAAAAACGGGATCAGGTTGTCTGCGATATCTAGCATCTTATCGTAGGCATCAGCCTCCTTTTTAGATGTAAAAGTCATCTTTTCAACCCCTTCTCTAACGACTACAAATTGAGTTACAACGGCCATATCCAACCTCACACTGTTTTTATATACAGTAAAGAGTCTCATAGATTGAACTTCTTATGCAAGTTTTCTTGAATATCTGATAAACTTATTCGGTTAATGGCACTGTATTTTCAATCGCATACGTGAAATGACTCACCTTGCGTACTTGATTAACCGTTTATATTGCAAACTTGGATATTGAAAACAGATGGCAATGGAAGCAGTAGATAATAGTATTACTTTGTGTCAGTCCTGCGACTTAGTCATTAGGAAGCGAGCACTGCCAACAGGCGTACGTGCTATATGTCCTCGGTGTCACACCCCTCTTTACGATACGCCATACTGTTCAATAAACGGTATGTTAGCTCTGTGTTTAACTGCGATTTTCTTTTTCGCACCAGCCAATTTATTCCCAGTATTGGAATTAGAGTTCTTAGGCAGTATGAGAACTACGACTGTTATAGAGGGAGCGCTATCTGTCTATCATCAAGGGTATTGGTTAGTGGGTATCGCCGTTTTAACCTCTGCTGTGATTGCGCCAGGCCTGTTACTACTCTCAATACTAATGCAAATATTAATCATAAAGTATGGGCTAAACTCCCCTTCCCTAAGGACGGCATTCAAGCATGCGTTAAAAATACAAGGGGTACTCACTCAGCTCACCATGTTGGAAATTTTCGTGATTAGCTTCTTAGTGGCCGCTTTTAACTTAGCCGACTTTGCCACAGTTTCTTTTGGTTTCGGCACGTTCTGCTTTACTATGCTATTTATTATGACGTTATTTCTGATGCGGGAGTATGACTTAGAACATATGTGGAGTTACCTTGATGAGCGATAAACAGTCAACGGTGCTAGGCAAAGATATCGGCCTCACCTCATGCCCAACATGCCATAAAGTGACCTGCGCTAAATCGACCCATTGCAGTCGCTGTGATGCTCCGCTGACTGTCAGAGACTATTCTAGTGTACAAAAAAGCTGGGCACTGCTCATAACCGCTACGATTTTGTTGATCCCAGCCAACGTTTACCCGATTTCCACCTTAACCAATCAAGGACGGGTTACTCAGGATACTATCTTTTCTGGCATTGCCCACTTAGTCAAAACCGATATGATCCCAATCGCGATCATACTATTTGTCGCCAGTATCTTGGTGCCCATCCTCAAAATTGTTGGCTTAACGATTTACCTGTCGGCAATCAGTTTTAAATTGCCTATCTCTAAAAAAAGATTAATGACGGGGTTTCACATAATCGAATGGATAGGCCGCTGGTCTATGTTAGACCTTTTCGTTATCTCTCTTACCGTTGCTGTCGTCAATATGGGACAGCTATTAGACGCTAAGCCGGCTCCCGCCGCCACAGCGTTCGCCTTAGTAATTTTACTCACGCAGTTAGCTGCAAAAGTCATAGATACCCGTTTACTCTGGGATAGATTGGAAGCAAAAGATGACTCAAGTACAAACGCCTAAAATCGTAAAGAAAAAACTATTTTCACCGATTTGGTTATTACCCATT comes from the Shewanella halifaxensis HAW-EB4 genome and includes:
- the pepN gene encoding aminopeptidase N gives rise to the protein MSQPQAKFLKDYQQPKFKISHIDLAFSLAGKETKIIATSQVVRQEQHDEALVLVGDEIELLSVTVDGKAAAFQQKSGELVIDTSLNEFELQITTKLDPEANTSLEGLYMSDGAYCTQCEAEGFRRITYFLDRPDVLAIYSVRIEADKQAFPYLLSNGNLVEAGDTQDGRHFAKWHDPFPKPAYLFALVAGDFDLLEDRFTTCSNRDVKLQVFVDKGNLNKAHHAMASLKKSMAWDETRFNLEYDLDIYMIVAVDFFNMGAMENKGLNVFNTKFVLADKACATDDDYHGIESVVGHEYFHNWTGNRVTCRDWFQLSLKEGLTVFRDQEFSSDLGSRAVNRIHAIKVMKNQQFAEDSGPMAHAIRPESVIEMNNFYTVTVYNKGAEVIRMMHTLLGESAFQRGMALYFERHDGQAVTCDDFVAAMQDASQVDLTQFKRWYSQAGTPQVEVEESYDAVNKSYNLTLSQSTPDTPGQTDKLPLHIPFDVELISVDGESVMSEVLSFTEKQQTFSFTGMPSKPAPSLLQNFSAPVKLAFDYSIEQLVHIMRFATSEVAKWEASVSLFSQSVWQNVERLQSKQAMFIDPRILDAFKGVVLAQELDKALMAEILTLASAGSLIEQKETVDLDNLALAREFVVLQIASDCEDELLAKVRELNSVDDASARALKNICLSLLLKIEQSYGEVAKSQFDLADNMTDSLGALSALNCGTSAIRNDLMGQFELQWIDTPLVMDKWFALHATLNSHDCIEKLTSLFEHAAFSFNNPNRVRSLIGAFAAGNTFEFHRRDGQGYQFLTDAIIKLNKLNPQVAARIITPLIQFKKFDSQRQLLMRNELQRILATEELSKDLYEKVTKALA
- the prc gene encoding carboxy terminal-processing peptidase, which translates into the protein MRKLSLAVSIAGIFVGFSAWAVSPTIQFSELPALKQEPQHKVASKRVTGLFTRSHYHRFDMDDAFSEQVFNRYLKQLDYRKNVLLQADVDSFKAYSSDFDDMLKTGDLNQAYKMFELVQKRRYERFAYALSLLDEEMAFDVPGDVYEYDREDANWPKTEAELNELWRQRVKYDALNLSLTGKNWDEIVEVLEKRYNNAIKRLSQTHSEDVFQGVMNAFARTVEPHTSYLSPRNAERFQMEMNLSLEGIGAVLQVDDDYTVIKSLVAGGPAASSEKLSPEDRIIGVGQEGKEIVDVIGWRLDDVVELIKGPKGSKVVLEILPKKGGSSAKTFELTIVRDKIRLEDRAATSKVIEPTDGPYANRKVGVIQIPGFYMDLSKDVSKELAELKEAKVEGIIIDLRGNGGGALTEATLLTGLFIEQGPVVQIRDANGRVSQNRDNDGRVTYDGPLTVMVDRYSASASEIFAAALQDYDRALIVGESTFGKGTVQQHKSLGRIYDMYEKPIGHVQYTIAKFYRINGGSTQLKGVTPDIPFPSALEPGEYGEAEEENALPWDKVPVAQYGTLDEIYPQLIQSLDGKHKERIKSDVEFGYIFQDIAEFKENHDDKTVSLVKTERLAERDTNDKKQLDRANDRLVREGQEKVKSLDDISDDVEVADAFLDETAYITLDLADIEKLAKNQKK
- the proQ gene encoding RNA chaperone ProQ, yielding MESTEKLTDTNAILAYLYETFPLCFIAEGETKPLKIGLFQDLAERLADDSKVSKTQLRIALRRYTSSWRYLKCVKAGAQRIDLDGNACGELEQEHIDHAAATLKESQDKAKAKRVAQAKSANPAAKTAKKPVKKPVAKRPKQTQSSKPAKEPVVAENLTPAVLAELKPKQRVNVKLGKSPVAGVILDIKKEDVQVQLDSGLTIKVRAEHILL
- a CDS encoding GAF domain-containing protein, whose translation is MVDAFYDTLNRQVQALFADEDDTIAALANFSALINDSLDDLNWVGFYLLKNDQLVLGPFQGKLACSRIPVGKGVCGTAVALNSTQRIGDVHQFAGHIACDSASNSELVVPLRKNGSVIGVLDIDSPSLSRFSEIDQQGVETLVKSLEFCLFG
- a CDS encoding YebG family protein translates to MAVVTQFVVVREGVEKMTFTSKKEADAYDKMLDIADNLIPFLSKSDLGLEEVNIEKLAFFLAENKEDLQVLLKGGSLEKKVAVKKTAKKSEEKAEK
- a CDS encoding paraquat-inducible protein A, encoding MAMEAVDNSITLCQSCDLVIRKRALPTGVRAICPRCHTPLYDTPYCSINGMLALCLTAIFFFAPANLFPVLELEFLGSMRTTTVIEGALSVYHQGYWLVGIAVLTSAVIAPGLLLLSILMQILIIKYGLNSPSLRTAFKHALKIQGVLTQLTMLEIFVISFLVAAFNLADFATVSFGFGTFCFTMLFIMTLFLMREYDLEHMWSYLDER
- a CDS encoding paraquat-inducible protein A; this translates as MSDKQSTVLGKDIGLTSCPTCHKVTCAKSTHCSRCDAPLTVRDYSSVQKSWALLITATILLIPANVYPISTLTNQGRVTQDTIFSGIAHLVKTDMIPIAIILFVASILVPILKIVGLTIYLSAISFKLPISKKRLMTGFHIIEWIGRWSMLDLFVISLTVAVVNMGQLLDAKPAPAATAFALVILLTQLAAKVIDTRLLWDRLEAKDDSSTNA